Genomic window (Podarcis muralis chromosome 9, rPodMur119.hap1.1, whole genome shotgun sequence):
CTGCATTTCTTTGAGGCTCTGACACCCACTCAGATCTCATTTTCTTCTAGGAGTGAATATAAGAAGAAAACTGGCATTCTTCCTAGAAATTAAAATTTTCCAGTCTTACACAGTACTTCATAACAGTGTTACACAAATCATTAGTCTTTTTATATTTAAATGGAAGGTGGCTGAATCTAGCCTAATGTTTAAGTATCTTTACTCCACTACTGAAAGACATAGGAATAATTACTTTAACATAAAGAGAGAGCAGGTAAGACGTTTGGACAGCAAAcaggaaatagatttttttacAGGGGAATATCGCCTATACTTCATCTCCAACCATTAGCGGTTGCAAGAATAGTCCTGCTGTCCCCAGAATGCACACAAGAATAAATACCCACAGGAAAATGCGATCAATGACCATGGCGACGTATTTCCAGTCATCTTGAgtctggaaaataaaaatattttttttatcaatTCAGGTACAACTTTTATAAACCTATTGTGGTAGTATGAAAGTTCAATACAGTATTTGTGATTTGATATAACAAAATCCACCATGTGAATTTGCTCCACGGCTGGACTGGCATTGCAGTGTTTCCTCACCAGGACCATCAGcctgaaaaggttcagaaaagagcagcCAAAAGCATCGAGAGGCTGGAGCAGCCGCCTTATGGGAAAAGGCAGCGTGGGGGACCGGGAGGAAAAGCTGAGCaggaggcaacatgatagaagtgttTCAAGTATGTGTGACATGGAGGAAGGGGCAGGAAATGTCTCTCCCTCACAGCACTCGAACCTGACATctaacaaagctgaatgttggaagattcaggacagagaagaaGTTCAACTATGAACttctgctcccacaagaggcagtgaaggctttaaaggaagattggacaaattcatgggggagaggGCTATGGATGGCTGTTAGCtgggatggctgtgctctgcctcttctggatcccagttgctggaacccacaggaggggagagggctcttgggcctGGGTGCTGCTTGCAGGATTCCAGCAGcgtctggtcagccactgtgagaacaggatagtggactagatgggcttgatccagcaagctcttcctatgttcttactgTACGTAATACACAGTAAGTAGTATTACTACTACAATGAGTAAGTAGTAAGTAGTGTATCATCCAAGTCAGTACATCTTGTGACAGTGAACTCCATGTGTGCGGTGGACTGAGTTGCAAGTGATAAGGGAGCCCAGAATCTGAAATGGTGAGGACATTTCAGAATCTGAAATGGGCTAGGTGAACAAATAGTTTGACCTGGTACAAGATAGCTTCCtgtggttcctcacccctgcagcCTGATGTTTTGCTCCCTGGGCACACAGGTTTATTGCCCTGCTCTGCACCATGACTTGGGAACCTTTCACCTGACAGATGCTaatggactatgactcccatcatccctgaccactggtcctgctagctagggatgatggcggttgtagtccaacaacatctgaggacccaaggttgagaaaggctgatatggagggtcaaaggttccctagCCCCGATTTAAAGTGTGGTGCATGTAGCTTGAATAATTAATAAAGTTTGCCCATACCTCCTTGGCTTCATTTTGCATTCTCATATTTTCTGCAATGTATTTAATGCTCTCGATCGCATCTCTCATTTCTGGCGATACTACCAAAGACGAAAGCAGAGCGTCTACAGATTCAGAACTGGAGCTCTGGGTCAGGTTGCTGTTCACCTTGACATATTTTATATGTTGGTGTTGGTAGCAAACACAGGTTGTTTCTTGGCACGGGAGGCTGTCTTTGTAGCACCTGGTCTCTGTGCCGCCAAAGCAGTCCAAGGGAGAGAGCTCCGTGTTGTAAGACGGCTTTGAGTCCTGGCCACCGTCATCTGATTCACTGGTGGGCCTGGTCATGAACATGATCCTGGGGAGAAAGTTCAGGAAGATGGTTTTCACCCACTCAGGCATGGTGTGCGTCCTTGGTGTCCTGTAGTGTACATTGAGCACAAACACCGTAATGACTATGGAGAGAGTGACAAATATCATGGTGAAGAGGAGGTACTCCCCAATCAGTGGAATCACTAGAGAGGTTGAAGGAAtggtctctgttatcaccagtaGGAAAACAGTCAAGGACAAAAGGACCGAGATGCACAGCGTCACTTTCTCACCACAGTCGGAAGGCAGATAAAACACCAACACGGTTAAGAAGGAGATCAAGAGGCATGGGATGATCATATTGATGGTGTAAAACAAGGGCAGCCGCCTGATATAAAGGGAATAGGTGATATCTGTGTACACGGCTTCACAGCAGTTGTACTTGATGTCATGTTTGTAGCCTGGTGCCTTAATGATGGCCCACTCTCCGCTCTCCCAATAGTCCTTGAGGTTCATAGTGGAGCCAACGAGAACCAAGTCAATCTCGGCTTTGTCGTAGGACCAGGAGCCAAACTTCATGGTGCAGTTCTGGTAGTCAAATGGAAAGTATGTCACGTCTATTTTACACGAGCTCTTAAAAATAGCTGGTGGCATCCAAGTCACATTCCCGGTATAATTCAACAATGCTTTGGTTTTGTCGTCCACCTGGAAGTCTCCAACAGCACTAGGGAGTGGGGGAAACAACAGACCCAAAAGTTGTGTTCTCCACATTGTCACATCACTTTgtgaattcctttttttaaaatgcattcaagaaaattcagcagcattttagtgtgaatttctcctaatttgcaaagcaaatttcccctaatataatgcactgtTGGGTGTTATATTCGCTAATGCATTTTAACACACACTTCACCCCAGCATGCGCATTTTTGCACCTctcatttggctggagaactatattgcaaaatttggataattTTTAATGCTGAAGGTTGGCTGTGTTTCAGCTCTCACCTTGTTTCAGAAATTATTAAACTGCATTGCATTTATCCCCCACCCTCTGGAACTGTGTTCCTCCCGTTGCATGCAGTGTCTTCAGACTCTTGTTGGAACTGAAGCAGGGGGCCAAAGGTCGCCTCCCTGCAGGCAGCATCCTTGATCCTGCAGCaatttaccttttaaaaacacaatacagtgaaTCGCTTGAACATAATTAGCATCATATCTATCAGATGTTTGGGAAACGCTGCCCTGGAGGGATGGCTGTTCTGCACGGGGTACGCACAGCCTCTTTCTTGATGCCTCCTCATGCATATTGATGGGATTCAATTAGTGCCCCAATGTagcaattacagtcatacctcgggttacagatgtttcaggttgcggaccgctgaaacccggaagtaccggaatgggttacttccaggtttcggtggttgcgcatgcgcagaagcgctaaatcgcgctttgcgcagaattgcaacctgcgtgtacgcagacgcgccactgcgggttgtaaacgtgcatcccacatggatcacgttcgcaacctgagcgtcgaCTGTATTGTTCTTTACTGTTATTGGAAGCTACCAGATTAGAAATGTAATGCTACCTCTGCCATACTCTGTTCCAAGTTCATTACACATTTCATTTCTTCAGTTCAGTAGAAGACACCATGTTAGAGAAACAGTGGAAGGGAAAGGGGGGCATTGAGATTCATCTACAGGAATcctagagttgggagggatcccaatAGTCATGCAGTcaagccccctgcaatgctggagttacaactaaagcaaccatgacagacGACCATCCAGCCTCTCTCTGTCTGGACTGCTTAGGTTGTGCCAGTCCATAACACAGACACACTACTGAGACAAGAAAGTCTGATGTGGGTTGGATTTGTCCAATATAAGAAGAAAAGGCTAGCAAGGGAGTGGATTCAGATGATCACTTTGCCGCTTCTGATTTTGACTTTTGCAAGCAGCTTGTAGTGAAGCCCTTCTAGTGGCCCTTGTGTGATTGTGACTTAGTTGAGTCAGATATCCTGCGCTATGGTCCCTGGAAAGTCTGATGATCCCTGAGATTTGTGAAATGGCAAGAAATGGCAAAAGGGGTGGTGGTGCACAAAATTACTTCATGAAGGAGAAAAGGTGATACCAAGGCTTGGTCTGGAAACcttgcctgatgaggaatggttgagagagttgggaacgtttagcctggagaagatgaGAATGAgagggatatgatagccatcttcaaatatctaaaaggctgttgcatagaagagggagcaagcttgttttctgctgctctggaggttcGGACCCAAACCAATTGATTCAACTGACAAGAGACTCCAACTAAATGTTAGGAAGAACTTTGGGAGGTTGAGGGCTGTTCCACAGCGGAGCAAATTcccctgggaggtggtggactctccttccttggaggtgtatAAGCAGAGGTCacatggccatctgtcctggatgctttagctgggattattgcattgcagggggttggactaaatgactcttggggtcccttctaactctgttTAAGGATGCATTTACTCTTTTGAGAAATAGCATGAGCAGGTTATATGGGGATTCCTTCCTTTCCAAATGGGCATTTAACAGGGAGAGTGCTGTGCCTTGGGATAAGAACCTGTGTTTTGCTTGTGGATGCTCTTGGGTCTCTGGTTATGTGGGTCTTGGGTAACGAGCCACTCCTAGTCAGAGTACTGGGCTGGGCAAGAGACCAATGATGTTACTCTGTCTAAACCAGTGCCAGATGTTCAGTGTAAACCAGAGACTGGGAATCTGTGGTTCTCTAGatcaggcattggcaaactctggcccttcagatgttttggaactacaactcccatgatcctagctaacaggaccagtggtcctggatgatgggaattgtagtctcaaaaatatctggagggccggagtttgcctaggGCTGCTCTAGATGATGATGGACTACAACTTCATCCACCCAGTAGCCATGCTGGTGGGACA
Coding sequences:
- the CHRNA3 gene encoding neuronal acetylcholine receptor subunit alpha-3 is translated as MLELLLLVALFPFLKGCHCFEAEHRLYNELFANYNNIIRPVENVSDPVMISFEVSLSQLVKVDEVNQIMETNLWLRHMWNDYKLKWNPEKYGGVQFIRVPSQKIWKPDIVLYNNAVGDFQVDDKTKALLNYTGNVTWMPPAIFKSSCKIDVTYFPFDYQNCTMKFGSWSYDKAEIDLVLVGSTMNLKDYWESGEWAIIKAPGYKHDIKYNCCEAVYTDITYSLYIRRLPLFYTINMIIPCLLISFLTVLVFYLPSDCGEKVTLCISVLLSLTVFLLVITETIPSTSLVIPLIGEYLLFTMIFVTLSIVITVFVLNVHYRTPRTHTMPEWVKTIFLNFLPRIMFMTRPTSESDDGGQDSKPSYNTELSPLDCFGGTETRCYKDSLPCQETTCVCYQHQHIKYVKVNSNLTQSSSSESVDALLSSLVVSPEMRDAIESIKYIAENMRMQNEAKETQDDWKYVAMVIDRIFLWVFILVCILGTAGLFLQPLMVGDEV